A window of the Burkholderia sp. 9120 genome harbors these coding sequences:
- a CDS encoding DUF2239 family protein — translation MTSPISTCTAFEGHRRIASGSLSDVALAVKAVLARGEQAPVLIFDDITSQPIEFDLRGTSEEIVARLASQPRDGEAAAEPTAEPAAEPAAEPTTATEDGTPRSRGRPKLGVVAREVTLLPRHWDWLNGQSGGASVALRKLVEAARVAGEEKDRRRAAQEAVYRFMTALAGNLPDYEDATRALYANDQPRFAAIVAAWPDDVGAHALRLAESAFAASV, via the coding sequence GTGACCTCGCCCATCTCCACTTGCACCGCCTTTGAAGGCCATCGCCGCATCGCGTCGGGTTCACTGTCGGACGTCGCGCTAGCGGTCAAAGCGGTGCTTGCGCGCGGCGAACAGGCGCCCGTGCTGATCTTCGACGACATCACGAGCCAGCCGATCGAATTCGATTTGCGCGGCACGTCGGAGGAAATCGTGGCGCGGCTGGCCAGCCAGCCGCGAGACGGTGAAGCGGCCGCCGAACCGACCGCCGAACCCGCCGCCGAACCCGCCGCCGAACCGACCACCGCGACCGAGGACGGCACACCGCGCAGCCGTGGCCGGCCCAAGCTCGGCGTCGTGGCCCGCGAGGTCACTTTGCTGCCGCGTCACTGGGATTGGCTGAACGGACAATCGGGCGGCGCGTCGGTGGCGCTGCGCAAGCTGGTCGAGGCGGCGCGCGTCGCGGGTGAGGAGAAGGATCGCCGACGCGCGGCGCAGGAAGCCGTCTATCGCTTCATGACCGCGCTGGCCGGCAATCTGCCGGACTACGAAGACGCCACGCGCGCGCTCTATGCGAACGACCAGCCGCGTTTTGCGGCGATCGTCGCGGCATGGCCGGACGACGTCGGCGCTCACGCGTTACGACTCGCCGAAAGCGCCTTCGCCGCGAGCGTATAA
- a CDS encoding sensor domain-containing diguanylate cyclase, with protein MVTRRPNIVIAISIVLASAILAIAVWVLAQMRDDALRRAQDSVFNVSLLIERDVSRNLEIYDLSLRAVIDGLKQPGVLNLDPAMRQMVLFDGSASAKDLGSLLVVDEAGNIRFDSQADPPRKINVADRDYFKVQRDSPNVGLYLSHPFIPKVTGKEVSIALSRRISKPDGSFGGVVVGTMRLTYFRSLFAGMNLGTGGSMALMLSDGTMLMRRPYDPKIIGIGLAGTANYSRFLTQPSGDFFGTAAIDGVERWYAFRHIDMYPLILDVALSTRDIYVEWRHRAWIIGSLIAALDLTIIALALLFSQQLRHRRAAEEELRMLARTDGLTGLNNRRTFEEEVDAEWRRAQRNGWALSMLLIDVDNFKGFNDLYGHSAGDDALVTVARSISQNVRRPGDTAARYGGEEFAVLLPDTDAAGAAHIAEKIRAAIHARELRHVASSHHVLTVSVGVATTHGHAFATSRALINAADEALYEAKDAGRNRVMGYRATVHTHARHAAVTPGH; from the coding sequence ATGGTGACGCGCCGACCGAACATCGTGATTGCGATCAGTATCGTGCTGGCCAGCGCGATACTCGCGATCGCCGTGTGGGTGCTGGCCCAGATGCGCGATGACGCGCTGCGGCGCGCCCAGGACTCCGTCTTCAACGTTTCCCTGCTGATCGAGCGCGACGTGTCGCGCAATCTGGAGATCTACGATCTGTCGCTGCGCGCGGTGATCGACGGTCTGAAGCAGCCCGGCGTGCTGAACCTTGATCCCGCCATGCGCCAAATGGTGCTGTTCGACGGCTCGGCCAGTGCCAAAGACCTCGGCTCGCTCCTCGTCGTCGACGAAGCGGGCAACATCCGCTTCGATTCGCAAGCCGATCCGCCGCGCAAGATCAATGTCGCCGATCGCGACTACTTCAAGGTGCAACGCGATTCTCCCAACGTCGGCCTGTATCTCAGTCACCCGTTCATCCCGAAGGTGACCGGCAAGGAAGTCAGCATCGCGTTGAGCCGGCGCATTTCCAAGCCGGACGGCAGCTTCGGCGGCGTGGTGGTCGGCACGATGCGCCTCACTTACTTCCGCAGCCTGTTCGCCGGCATGAACCTCGGCACCGGCGGCTCCATGGCGCTGATGCTGAGCGACGGCACGATGCTGATGCGGCGTCCTTACGATCCGAAGATCATCGGTATCGGCCTCGCCGGCACCGCCAACTATTCGCGCTTTCTCACCCAGCCGAGCGGCGACTTCTTCGGCACGGCGGCGATCGACGGCGTCGAGCGCTGGTACGCGTTCCGCCATATCGACATGTATCCGCTGATCCTCGACGTCGCGCTGTCCACGCGAGACATCTACGTGGAATGGCGGCACCGCGCGTGGATCATCGGTTCGCTGATCGCCGCGCTCGATCTGACGATCATCGCGCTGGCTTTGCTGTTTTCGCAGCAGTTGCGGCATCGCCGCGCCGCCGAGGAAGAGTTGCGCATGCTGGCGCGCACCGACGGGCTCACCGGCCTGAACAACCGCCGCACCTTCGAAGAGGAGGTCGACGCGGAATGGCGCCGCGCGCAACGCAATGGCTGGGCGCTGTCGATGCTGCTGATCGACGTCGACAATTTCAAGGGTTTCAACGATCTGTACGGCCATTCGGCGGGCGACGATGCGCTCGTCACGGTGGCCCGCAGCATCTCGCAGAACGTGCGGCGTCCAGGCGACACGGCGGCGCGCTACGGCGGCGAAGAGTTCGCGGTGCTGCTGCCGGATACCGACGCGGCCGGCGCGGCGCACATCGCCGAGAAGATTCGCGCGGCGATTCACGCCCGCGAACTGCGCCATGTGGCGAGTTCGCATCATGTGCTGACGGTGAGCGTGGGCGTCGCCACGACCCACGGCCACGCCTTCGCAACGAGCCGCGCGCTGATCAACGCCGCCGACGAGGCGCTCTACGAAGCCAAAGACGCGGGCCGCAATCGCGTGATGGGTTATCGCGCGACGGTTCACACGCATGCTCGCCATGCGGCGGTGACGCCGGGGCACTAA